The Lycium barbarum isolate Lr01 chromosome 10, ASM1917538v2, whole genome shotgun sequence genome includes a region encoding these proteins:
- the LOC132615515 gene encoding anthocyanidin 3-O-glucoside 2'''-O-xylosyltransferase-like, producing the protein MEKSTDSNLQIVMFPWLAFGHMIPFLNLSNELAKRGHKISFLLPKNAKIRLQNLNLYPNLITFHTLTIPHINGLPYGAETTADVPRSLESLLITAMDELYDQIKSFLQNLKPHFVFFDLAHWIPDLVLEIGGIKTVCYKVVCPATSAISLIRSPDKSVFMASTAAEIVKPPPGYPSTAVVFHEREAKLLSFLFNEYGRGVTIFERLKKGITQCDAIALKTCREIEGIFGDYIATQFKKPVLYTGPVLPEPAKEPLEEHRLSNWLEKFDPGSVVFCAFGTQLILEKNQFQELVLGLEMTDLPFLVVVKPPEGTNSVEEALPEGFKERVQEKGLILDCWVPQLKILSHKSVGCFVSHCGYGSMWESLALCDCQLVLLPRANDQTLNARLMEKELKVGVEVEKDENGWFSKESLCKAVKCVMYKDSQIGCFVKENHSKWKEVLSSPGFMSNYIDNFIQNLHGLLVE; encoded by the exons atggaaAAGTCCACAGACTCAAATCTCCAAATAGTAATGTTTCCATGGCTTGCTTTTGGTCACATGATCCCATTTCTCAACCTCTCCAATGAACTTGCAAAAAGAGGTCACAAAATCTCATTCTTGTTACCAAAAAATGCAAAAATTAGACTTCAAAATCTCAATCTTTATCCTAATCTAATCACCTTCCATACACTCACAATTCCTCATATCAATGGCCTTCCATATGGAGCAGAAACTACAGCTGATGTTCCAAGATCTTTGGAAAGCTTACTAATAACAGCTATGGATGAATTGTATGATCAAATCAAATCTTTTTTACAAAATTTAAaaccccattttgttttcttTGATCTTGCTCATTGGATTCCTGATTTAGTATTAGAAATTGGTGGTATCAAGACTGTGTGTTATAAAGTTGTTTGCCCTGCTACATCAGCTATTTCGTTGATTCGGTCACCGGATAAGAGTGTTTTTATGGCATCAACTGCAGCTGAAATAGTAAAGCCACCACCAG GTTACCCTTCTACTGCTGTGGTTTTTCACGAACGTGAAGCTAAGTTGTTATCATTTCTATTTAATGAATATGGCAGAGGAGTGACAATTTTCGAACGATTGAAGAAGGGAATCACACAGTGTGATGCAATAGCTTTGAAAACATGTAGAGAGATAGAAGGAATTTTCGGTGACTACATAGCAACACAATTCAAAAAGCCAGTCCTCTACACAGGACCTGTTCTTCCCGAGCCTGCAAAAGAGCCTTTAGAAGAACATCGATTATCGAATTGGCTCGAGAAATTTGATCCAGGATCAGTAGTATTCTGTGCATTTGGAACCCAATTGATTCTTGAAAAGAATCAATTTCAAGAACTTGTTTTAGGCCTTGAAATGACTGATCTACCATTTTTAGTAGTTGTTAAGCCACCTGAAGGGACTAATTCGGTCGAAGAAGCCTTACCGGAGGGATTCAAAGAAAGGGTTCAAGAAAAGGGATTGATTCTTGATTGTTGGGTGCCGCAATTGAAGATTTTAAGTCATAAATCAGTTGGTTGTTTTGTGAGTCACTGTGGGTATGGATCAATGTGGGAGTCTTTGGCATTGTGTGATTGTCAATTGGTACTTTTGCCACGCGCTAATGACCAAACTTTAAATGCTAGGCTGATGGAAAAGGAACTTAAGGTTGGAGTTGAAGTGGAGAAGGATGAAAATGGTTGGTTTTCAAAGGAGAGTTTGTGCAAAGCTGTGAAATGTGTCATGTATAAAGATAGCCAAATTGGTTGTTTTGTGAAAGAGAATCATAGCAAATGGAAGGAAGTTCTTTCAAGTCCTGGTTTCATGAGTAACTATATTGATAATTTCATTCAGAACTTGCATGGACTTCTAGTTGAATAG